A window of Triplophysa dalaica isolate WHDGS20190420 chromosome 12, ASM1584641v1, whole genome shotgun sequence genomic DNA:
CAGTATGTTTCATTCACTCAAAACACTCAGatgatgtatatgtttataaaaaagacACTTGAGGCCATTATGAAGGCGGATGAACAATCAAACACGTAAAAAGTGGAAAGTAAAGAGGAATAGTACATAGTTtgtgtatatacagtgtatGCGTGCTGTATTTTGAAAGTTTATGTGCATCTATAGATAATTTAAGGCATAGTGCAAATGCAAGTCTGTCCCACCtgtgtataaaatacatttcaaacttaATGTTCCTCCCTCTGGACTCTCTGGTCTGCATAAACATTTAAggtgttttttctgttgttgttgctATGCTTTTTGGAAGTTTTTGGATTTCGCATTGGTTacagcatggcgctagcaatgcaaaggtcatgggttctatcccagggattgcacatattcaGAAACATATGTTctatcgctttggataaaagcgttagATGTTCAACTACGAGTGAGGGTTATCTTCAAAATCATTCGCAGATTCTTTCTTGTTACTACACTTTCTTGGCGCAGAACAATTCTACATAAATGTGTTTCAGATACTTACAGAACACCTAACCTTGTTACCTTTCAGTGTTTATGAAGGAATCTGTTTGAGTTCTTTCACAGGCTGCAAACACAGACTTCATCCACACATTAATGACTCTTACCAGCTTAAGACAGTTCGGACCGGCCAGGAAAATAAAATTGGGAATAACTAGTAGGCAGATCACTGGAACTCAAggtcaaaaaaaatatttgtatctgcACATGTTGATTCTTTCTGAAATCTCATCTATCCGGTCGTTGACTTGCGAAACAAACTTAAAAACAGTGTGTAAATCAAAGTTCTTTGGACTTTCATGTTTGAATATTGTGATAAAGCTAAGATCACAGCAATGTGTAGGGTTTGAAAAGCTAGTCTGCTGTGATCTCAGAGAGTTTCTGCACGGGTGTTTTTTAAGAAGTTCTCATGGGAATGAACAGAGGTGTAATATAAGAgatgtgtgcatgtgcatgcaAGCGTAATCGTGTCGTGGTGATGAGTGGTGTGTTGACGGAGGCTCTGTTCTATAGGTTGCTATTGCAGGTACGACAAAGGATCTCCTCCTGCTCGGGGAAGAAGCCGGCGCCCACCAGCGACACGGAGCATCGAGAACAGGTAAAGCAAGACTGATGCCATTGTCGCTCctcaaatgaaatgtattttcctCCACCGAATCCTAAACACACAAGATCTTAAAATGAATGCACTGGATTTGAAATCTTAAACGGTATACTTGCATTTGAATGTAAAACAAGACACTACTTATGTTCACGCTCAATGTGtcatattttaatatcttaTCTAAATAATTACATCAATTCCATGTATTGTAATTTATGCACTGCCATTAACATAATACTGTAGTTTAAGTAAGGTATAATCCACGGTTAGacgtgcattaaaggattttaatgcacgtTGTGGAGGCGAAGAACCCCCCGACGCGAAGTGAATACCCGCTTATACCACGgttatttgccaagttaaagctcttattgatgtttacagtgtgaTTTTAGATCAAACACGTGAAAATGACggttattttgtataaatgtaatcaaactgactggactTACCCGTGCGTTAAAGGcttataatgcacaccttccgGGCAATCAGAATCcggtattcaaacagaccatgctctaaataattttgtatgtgtattttatATCCAAGCATACTCTTGTGCTCCATCCATGAGCATAATCCGTGCTCATTATCAGAATGAGCCCACATACCCAAATCCACATCAACATGCATTCTGTCACTGAAAGAAAGTGATGGTAGCGCATGCCGTTCCTCACCTGTGATTGGTTTGCTGCAGGCTTCGCACTTCTTCGCGTACAGGTTGCCAAAACATTTGATGCAGTATGGGCTGTCATCACGGGAAGTGAAATGCTGGCCAGCTAATTGAACCTTACAGCTCGTGCAAACAAAGCACTCCTTGTGCCACGGCTCGTCCCTGTAGGTCACACCGCCTTTAGCCAAAGcctgaaaataaaaagaatccATCAGACACGTATAGTAGAAGCTTCCTTGACAAAATGAAACTCGACATGTCTTGATCTACACCAACCAACCTGTGAAAATGTATGACATCCAGATTTATCCGTATGGCATTTGCCAACCCAATACTTTTAATCACACCTACAGATGTAAGCCAGCTGTTACAGCTTTACATTATGGTATGCTTACATCAATACTGTTATGCACACAACCTCTCGAGTTTACAACTGTATAATGTTTAGGAAGGAAGTAGAAGGGGGTAAACAGTTTTGGCTTGCTATTTGTAATGGACCACTATGGCATGGGACACATGTCGGCTTCGTAATTTCCAGGATATGAGGAGAACAGTCAAGTTGACATGGGGGAGAGTTAGTATAAGATGGAAGAAGTGATGTAAGCATTAGTACTGTTTATATACTGTTTCCTAAACATCATTGCAGTTACGGAGTGATATGAACATGCTCCAGTTCCATTTACACTggtgcatttggcagatacttttCCCCAAAGTGACTTATAGTGCATTCAATCTAAACATTTCGTCTCAATACACACTTTAGAAACGGACCTATTGAATCCTACAGAAAGGTATTCTTTAGAAGCTCCATTAAGAGCTGCTACACATATGTTGTGCTATCaagcgattaatcgcgattaattgcataaaagtttgcgtttatataatatgtatgtatgtgtactgttcatattaactttgtatttataaacatgaaaacattcctgtagatgtatatatataaataggaAATagttagatgtatttatttatatttatcagtcatttaaattatatttaaacgtttaataatctttagatttttctttagatgtgtatgtgtttataaatacaaaatgaatatgaccagtacacagacataatgtaaacagaaatgtttattctgGATACGatgaatcgtttgacagccctaaaatatacaaaattcaaataaataagacTAGGTAAATAATACCTTTGTTTATACTGCATTGTAGACTGTATAGCCAGCGCAAAGACCCAAGCTGGTGTTAAATCAGGACAGGATGTGAAAAAGACAGTCCGAGTTTATCAGTGACCAGCATGAACGTTTCTGATATGTAACAGGAAGGACAAATGGGGTCCGAATTCCCAGTTTTGTGTAGGAATGTGTGCGTGGGTTGATGAGCAACCCGCGGTTACGTATTTCAGGGAGATAAGCTGACAGTGAAACCACACCACTGACCTGTTTACATCGAGTACAGCGCGGTGCGAACTTGTTCTCATAACAGGGTACGCAGTAGTGGTCGTCTTTGTCTGGGATAAAAGACTTGGAGCCAATTGGCTGTTGACAGCTGTTGCAAATGAAACAGCTCTCATGCCACGTGGAGCCGGCATACTCAAGCTTCCTGGTGCCTGTGAGGAAGAAGGAGAGTGATCACATAAATAATCCAAAGTATTTGGTATATAAATATCATACAATTTATTGCTACAGTATGAATGTAATTCGctttataattaaataactaAACCCCCTGATGGCATAAACAAAACTTGAATACTAAATCACGTAATACTGGTCTTGAATGTTTTATATACCCTTTTTATAttctaaaatactttttttctgaCATTTTCTGCACTTCCAGGACCACCAAGGAGGCGAAACAGTAGAAACAGGCTCATCACAACTACAAGCATCCCATTGTGAGATCTTCTGGTAATGTTGTCGCCAGCAGCCAGCTTGACTAGtttgaatgacatttttatgCCTCTCAAAAGATCTAACCTGAGGAAACTTGCTGCCGGGATTTCCCGACAAAAGGCTAACTTGAGCTTTTCAAGTGATAAAATGATGATCTGACAGTTGACGCTCATCAGATCATTAGAAGGTTAAAGGCTGACACACATAATCCACTAAGCGTTTGCACATTACTCAGATCAAAAGCTCTGCACAGAACCTCCTTAAAGAGCCCACATTACTGAAATCACTGAAGCTTTACACAGAGAGCAAATGATAAAGGTTGTAATCCCCtggataataaaaaacatgtagaAAAAGTGTAGAGTTACATCAAGGGTGTCTCGCTCAAGTTCACAAAAAGTGGAGAAGCAGTTTTCCCCAAACTGTATGTCTCGGCACATTCATCAAAGCAACGTTTATTCTATATAATATAGCTTTCCACCTATTGTCTTTCTTGTCATGTGCAAATCTCAAACAGAGTTCAAAACCGCACTAACCA
This region includes:
- the fhl3a gene encoding four and a half LIM domains protein 3, translated to MSERFDCDNCKESLYGRKYIQAEDNPYCIPCYDSLFANTCDECKELIGHDSRELFYEDRHYHEHCFRCFRCDRSLADEPFTSQDDALLCNDCYCNEFSSKCVACDKTVMPGTRKLEYAGSTWHESCFICNSCQQPIGSKSFIPDKDDHYCVPCYENKFAPRCTRCKQALAKGGVTYRDEPWHKECFVCTSCKVQLAGQHFTSRDDSPYCIKCFGNLYAKKCEACSKPITGFGGGKYISFEERQWHQSCFTCSRCSVSLVGAGFFPEQEEILCRTCNSNL